The Arachis hypogaea cultivar Tifrunner chromosome 14, arahy.Tifrunner.gnm2.J5K5, whole genome shotgun sequence genome has a segment encoding these proteins:
- the LOC140178577 gene encoding uncharacterized protein, which produces MFRNVFDALGLRNADLQTHQHGVVGLGDHFIKSDGIITLPTSLGQGQGRRTIMAEFVILRDSTAYNIILGRKTINDLGGVISTRMLVMKFITEEGLVGSVRGELETAAACDNASLSLRKKSKEASGVFLADLDARVDDKPRPEPEGDLEKFRVENSEEKFTFVNRNLPHELKEPLMEMIRANGDLFAWTPADMPGIDSGLMSHHLAIRPEAKPVAQRRRKMSKERAEEVARQTASLLEAGFIRELDYSTWLSNVVLIPMHRPDEDKTTFIKPGGTY; this is translated from the exons atgttccgcaatGTGTTCGATGCCTTAGGCCTAAGGAACGCCGACCTACAGACTCACCAGCACGGCGTCGTGGGGCTTGGTGACCATTTCATCAAGTCAGATGGCATAATCACCCTACCAACCTCATTGGGACAAGGCCAGGGGAGAAGAACGATAATGGCCGAGTTCGTGATCCTACGAGACTCCACCGCTTACAACATCATCTTGGGGAGAAAGACAATCAACGACCTAGGAGGAGTCATCAGCACAAGGATGTTGGTAATGAAGTTCATAACTGAAGAAGGGTTAGTAGGGTCTGTGAGGGGAGAATTGGAAACAGCAGCCGCTTGCGACAACGCCAGTCTCTCGTTAAGAAAGAAGTCTAAAGAGGCATCAGGAGTATTCCTCGCCGACCTGGATGCCAGAGTTGACGACAAACCCAGACCCGAACCCGAAGGGGACCTGGAAAAGTTTAGGGTCGAAAACTCGGAGGAAAAATTCACGTTCGTGAATAGGAACCTCCCCCACGAGTTGAAAGAACCTTTGATGGAAATGATCAGAGCCAACGGCGATTTGTTTGCCTGGACACCTGCCGACATGCCGGGTATAGACTCCGGTCTCATGTCACACCACCTAGCCATCAGACCGGAAGCCAAACCAGTGGCTCAAAGGAGGAGAAAAATGTCTAAGGAAAGGGCAGAGGAAGTGGCCAGACAGACGGCCAGCCTCCTCGAAGCAGGGTTCATCCGGGAACTGGACTATTCGACCTGGCTatcaaacgtggtcctg ataccgatgcaccggccaGACGAGGATAAAACGACGTTCATAAAGCCAGGGGGGACCTACTGA